In the genome of Raphanus sativus cultivar WK10039 chromosome 4, ASM80110v3, whole genome shotgun sequence, one region contains:
- the LOC108855087 gene encoding rab GTPase-activating protein 22 — translation MMMFGRLRLTTTMVAIRSLAVVFFLLIIGGRWIVFADGSSGGGAAGRNGYSGGLWSSAVAPSNVGLAVAVTVMAGLAVAFTVVYSRRGGIGSPWSLRRRKHALQPEQWNAFFDEQGRLSDGGVKFLKKVRSGGVDPSIRPEVWPFLLGVYDLNSTEEERESIRQQKQKEYENLRRQCREIHKRNENGCDSKQTAQSSNTEDSQVLDSHDNAEVNSSKKSIQVEESENLNSILQDGDCEESGVTSEDAANDSDSTNSEGTETSPLLAKEGAENHDTVSSDSTKSEETETSPLLVRDEAESQDTVNSEETETSPLVAKEEAESQEKDTLTPSSKPKSQAEEEFTTTWQRIIRLDAVRANDEWVLYSPSQASVSDKKARGIATQVGLNDYEHLEPCRIFHAARLVGILEAYAVYDPEIGYCQGMSDLLSPLIAVIEDDALAFWCFVGFMSKARHNFRLDEVGIRRQLSMVSKIIKHKDIRLYRHLENLEAEDCFFVYRMVVVLFRRELTFEQTLCLWEVMWADQAAIRTGIAKATWGRIRLRAPPTEDLLLYAIAASVLQRRKTIIEEYSGMDEIMKECNSMAGRLDVWKLLDDAHDLVVNLHDKI, via the exons ATGATGATGTTTGGACGACTACGATTGACGACGACCATGGTGGCTATTCGTTCCCTCGCCGTGGTCTTCTTCTTGCTGATCATCGGCGGGAGATGGATCGTCTTCGCCGATGGCAGCAGCGGTGGCGGCGCCGCCGGGAGGAACGGCTACTCCGGGGGATTATGGTCGTCTGCTGTTGCTCCCTCCAATGTTGGCTTAGCTGTCGCTGTCACCGTCATGGCCGGTCTCGCCGTGGCTTTCACCGTCGTCTACTCCCGTAG AGGAGGCATTGGATCACCTTGGTCACtgaggagaaggaagcatgcTCTTCAACCTGAACAGTGGAATGCTTTTTTCGACGAACAAGGCCGACTCAGTGATGGAGGTGTCAAATTTCTGAAGAAAGTTCGCAGTGGG GGTGTGGATCCAAGCATCAGACCAGAAGTTTGGCCTTTCCTCCTTGGAGT GTATGACTTAAATAGCACCGAAGAAGAAAGAGAGTCTATTCGTCAGCAGAAACA GAAGGAATACGAAAACCTGCGGAGACAGTGTCGCGAGATTCATAAACGCAATGAAAATGGTTGTGACTCAAAGCAAACAGCTCAGAGCAGCAACACCGAAGACAGTCAGGTTCTTGATTCCCATGATAATGCAGAAGTCAATAGCTCAAAGAAATCCATCCAAGTAGAAGAATCAGAGAATTTGAATTCGATTCTTCAGGATGGGGATTGTGAAGAGAGTGGTGTCACCTCCGAAGATGCTGCTAATGACTCAGACTCAACCAACTCTGAAGGGACCGAGACTTCACCTCTTCTAGCGAAAGAAGGAGCAGAAAACCACGACACCGTTAGCTCAGACTCAACCAAATCTGAAGAAACCGAAACGTCTCCTCTTTTAGTCAGAGACGAAGCAGAAAGCCAAGACACCGTTAACTCTGAAGAAACCGAGACTTCCCCTCTTGTagccaaagaagaagcagaaaGCCAAGAAAAAGACACTCTGACTCCATCATCAAAGCCTAAATCTCAGGCAGAAGAGGAATTCACCACAACTTGGCAGAGAATCATCCGCCTAGATGCAGTGAGAGCAAATGATGAGTGGGTGCTCTACTCACCGTCTCAAGCTTCTGTGTCTGACAAAAAAGCCCGAGGAATAGCCACACAGGTTGGTCTTAATGACTACGAGCACTTGGAGCCCTGCCGGATCTTCCACGCAGCCCGTCTGGTCGGGATCCTCGAAGCCTATGCAGTGTACGATCCAGAAATCGGATACTGCCAAGGAATGAGCGACTTACTATCTCCCTTAATCGCAGTAATTGAAGACGACGCCTTAGCATTCTGGTGCTTTGTCGGTTTCATGAGTAAAGCACGTCATAATTTCAGGCTAGACGAGGTTGGGATCAGGCGACAGCTGTCAATGGTGTCGAAAATCATAAAACACAAAGACATACGCTTGTACAGGCACTTGGAGAACCTAGAAGCGGAAGACTGCTTCTTTGTATACCGTATGGTGGTGGTTCTGTTCAGACGAGAACTGACATTTGAGCAGACGCTGTGTCTATGGGAAGTGATGTGGGCGGATCAAGCAGCCATAAGGACAGGGATCGCAAAGGCCACTTGGGGTAGAATCAGGTTAAGGGCACCGCCCACAGAAGATTTGTTGCTATATGCGATAGCTGCAAGCGTGTTGCAGAGGAGGAAGACGATCATAGAGGAGTACAGTGGGATGGATGAGATAATGAAGGAATGTAATAGCATGGCTGGTCGTCTTGATGTTTGGAAACTTCTTGACGATGCTCATGACTTGGTTGTCAATCTTCACGACAAGATCTGA
- the LOC108848776 gene encoding scarecrow-like protein 23 — protein sequence MASKRVHRDHTDLSTVKRHKDLDFPENTTTTTPDAINLLSLLLQCAEYVATNHLHEASILLSEISETCSPFGSSPERVVAYFSQALQARVVSTYLSRACSHLSNNPPIHHPHKIFAALQTFNSLSPLIKFSHFTANQAIFQALNGEEDSVHIIDLDVMQGLQWPGLFHILASRPRKLRSIRITGFGPSSDILASTGRRLADFAASLSLPFEFHPVVGKIGKTDPSRLGTRPGEAVVVHWMQHRLYDVTGSDLDAVEVIRGLRPSLVTMVEQELSCDDGGGCFLGRFVEALHYYSALFDALGDGLGEESGERFAVEQIVLATEIRNIVGEKKRGMMRWREELSRVGFRPVSLRGNPATQAGLLLGMLPWNGYTLVEENGTLRLGWKDLSLLTASAWQSQPSD from the coding sequence ATGGCTTCAAAACGTGTCCACAGAGACCACACCGATCTCTCCACCGTTAAACGCCACAAGGACCTCGACTTCCCCGaaaacaccaccaccaccacacccGACGCGATCAACCTCCTCAGCCTACTCCTACAATGCGCCGAATACGTCGCGACAAATCATCTCCACGAAGCTTCCATCCTCCTGTCGGAAATCTCCGAGACATGCTCTCCGTTCGGTTCCTCCCCGGAGCGCGTCGTCGCCTACTTCTCCCAAGCCCTCCAAGCGCGCGTCGTCAGCACCTACCTCTCCCGCGCGTGCTCTCACCTCTCGAATAACCCCCCAATCCATCATCCACACAAGATCTTCGCCGCCTTGCAGACGTTCAACTCCCTCAGCCCCCTCATCAAATTCTCACACTTCACCGCCAACCAAGCCATCTTCCAAGCCCTTAACGGCGAGGAGGACTCCGTCCACATCATCGACCTCGACGTCATGCAAGGCCTCCAATGGCCTGGGCTCTTCCACATCCTCGCCTCCCGTCCTCGAAAGCTCCGGTCAATTCGGATCACCGGGTTCGGGCCATCCTCCGATATCCTCGCCTCCACCGGCCGGAGACTCGCCGACTTCGCGGCCTCCTTATCCCTCCCCTTCGAGTTTCATCCGGTTGTAGGCAAGATCGGAAAAACCGATCCGAGTCGACTCGGGACGAGGCCCGGCGAGGCTGTGGTGGTTCACTGGATGCAGCACCGGTTATACGACGTCACCGGGAGCGATCTCGATGCGGTGGAGGTTATACGGGGGCTGAGACCGAGTCTGGTGACGATGGTGGAGCAGGAGCTGAGCTGCGACGACGGAGGAGGATGCTTTCTTGGGAGGTTCGTGGAGGCTTTGCATTACTACAGCGCGTTGTTCGACGCGCTTGGAGACGGATTGGGCGAGGAGAGTGGGGAGAGATTCGCGGTGGAGCAGATCGTGCTTGCGACGGAGATAAGGAATATTGTGGGAGAGAAAAAGAGGGGGATGATGAGGTGGAGAGAGGAGCTGAGTCGGGTCGGATTTAGACCTGTTTCGCTTCGGGGCAACCCGGCAACGCAAGCGGGTTTGTTATTGGGCATGTTGCCGTGGAATGGATACACGTTGGTCGAGGAGAATGGAACCCTCCGGCTTGGTTGGAAGGATCTCTCGCTTTTGACTGCTTCCGCTTGGCAATCTCAGCCGTCTGATTAA
- the LOC108855760 gene encoding protein HLB1, with protein MADAVEEPQLHNGTASSESQTDQHPTSEPLSDHDPKVTEAIPETKPEELQSEVTDEKVDEVQSEVTDLKPEEEVQSEANDAKPEELEPVVVVDAKPELAHVNLSPEENQIRSTEADQGTSQPVMKKEDEGNRTFTMRELLSELKSDEGDGTPRSTVSPYSRESASQAAENNPAMDLINRIQVNDEEGRSRQRVLAFAARKYASAIERNPDDHDALYNWALILQESADNVSPDSVSPSKDDLLEEACKKYDEATRLCPTLYDAYYNWAIAISDRAKMRGRTKEAEELWQQATNNYEKAVQLNWNSSQALNNWGLALQELSQIVPAREKEKVVRTAISKFRAAIRLQFDFHRAIYNLGTVLYGLAEDTLRTGGSGNGKDIPPGELYSQSAIYIAAAHSLKPSYSVYSSALRLVRSMLPLPHLKVGYLTAPPVGNSLAPHSDWKRTEFELNHERLLQVLKPEAREMGRNLSGKAETMSTNVEKKTVKVNITEIVSVTTCADLTLPPGAGLCIDTVHGPVYLVADSWEALDGWLDAIRLVYTIYARGKSDVLAGIITA; from the exons ATGGCGGATGCCGTTGAAGAGCCTCAACTGCATAATGGAACGGCGTCATCTGAGTCTCAAACCGATCAACATCCGACCTCGGAACCACTATCCGACCACGATCCCAAAGTCACGGAAGCGATTCCGGAAACGAAACCGGAGGAATTACAATCGGAGGTAACCGATGAGAAGGTGGATGAAGTGCAATCTGAGGTAACCGATTTGAAGCCGGAGGAGGAAGTACAATCGGAGGCAAACGATGCGAAACCGGAGGAATTAGAACCAGTTGTAGTCGTCGATGCGAAGCCGGAGTTAGCACATGTGAATCTGTCGCCGGAGGAGAACCAGATCCGATCTACGGAGGCTGATCAGGGAACGAGCCAGCCGGTGatgaagaaagaagatgaaggaaACAGGACGTTTACAATGAGAGAGCTTCTCAGCGAACTAAAGAGCGATGAAGGAGACGGGACTCCTCGCAGCACTGTTTCTCCCTATAG CCGAGAGAGTGCATCTCAAGCAGCGGAGAACAATCCAGCAATGGATCTGATTAACAGGATCCAAGTCAACGACGAAGAAGGCCGATCTCGCCAGCGTGTTCTTGCTTTTGCTGCCCGCAA GTATGCTAGTGCGATTGAGAGAAATCCAGATGATCATGATGCTTTATACAACTGGGCACTTATTCTCCAG GAAAGTGCTGATAATGTCAGCCCAGATTCTGTTTCACCATCTAAGGATGATTTGCTCGAGGAAGCTTGTAAGAAGTACGATGAGGCTACCCGTCTCTGCCCTACCCTCTATGAT GCTTACTACAACTGGGCTATCGCAATCTCTGATCGAGCAAAGATGCGTGGTCGCACCAAGGAAGCTGAAGAATTATGGCAACAG GCAACCAATAACTATGAAAAGGCTGTCCAGCTCAACTGGAACAGTTCCCAG GCTTTAAACAACTGGGGACTGGCGTTGCAG GAACTCAGCCAAATTGTCCCTGCCAGAGAGAAGGAAAAAGTGGTTAGAACTGCAATTAGCAAG TTTAGGGCGGCAATCAGGTTGCAATTTGATTTCCATCGAGCCATATACAACCTTGGAACCGTTCTG TATGGATTAGCAGAAGACACACTTAGAACGGGGGGTTCAGGAAACGGCAAAGACATTCCTCCGGGTGAGTTATACAGCCAGTCTGCCATCTACATCGCTGCAGCTCATTCGTTGAAGCCAAGTTATTCG GTTTACAGCAGTGCTTTGAGGCTCGTTCGTTCCATG CTACCTCTACCGCATCTTAAGGTTGGATATCTGACGGCACCACCCGTGGGAAACTCACTCGCTCCTCACAGTGATTGGAAACGCACGGAGTTCGAACTCAATCACGAGAGGCTTCTCCAG GTACTGAAACCTGAAGCAAGAGAAATGGGGAGAAACCTGTCTGGAAAAGCAGAGACAATGAGCACAAATGTGGAGAAGAAGACGGTAAAAGTGAACATAACAGAGATAGTGTCAGTGACGACATGTGCTGATCTGACTCTGCCTCCTGGTGCTGGTCTCTGCATTGATACCGTTCATGGCCCAGTTTACTTG GTAGCAGATTCATGGGAGGCGTTGGATGGATGGCTGGATGCGATACGTTTGGTGTATACGATTTATGCGAGAGGGAAGAGTGATGTTTTAGCCGGTATTATTACCGCTTAA
- the LOC108850727 gene encoding uncharacterized protein LOC108850727: MLEKAWVNLSRLDPAYEKGAWDFVRAVSAVRGDSQLIICPCKDCRNVDRHSGIDVVDHLVRRGMDEDYKRRKDWYHHGELSSVEAEVGMKGNQLNEEIVGLYRAAETKYGCSDFCEMEEVEDRKEDEFLAKIVDAETPLYPNYANHSKLSAIVSLFRLKTQNGWSDKSFNDLLETLPKMLPEENVLHSSMYDVKKFLKTFGIGYEKIHACGNDCCLFRRKLKKLDNCPKCKASRWKINKKTGEVKKGVAQKVLRYFPIIPRLQRMFRSEEMAKNLRWHASNRSTDGKLRHPVDSVTWKQMDDKYPLFAAEERNIRLGLSTDGFNPFSMQNSKYSCWPVLLPGNIIDVYLEPLIEDLNKLWSLGESTYDVVSKSVFTLKAMLMWTINDFPAYGNLAGCKVKGKMGCPVCGKDTDSMWMKFCRKHVYMSHRKGLPPTHRYRIKKTWFDGKAEHGRKSRILSGHDISNNLKNYVNNFGNGKEYGMKRKRTAIVDEEKTVEDVSSESEADEEDKVDVEELSRWKKRSIFFELPYWEDLPVRHNLDVMHIERNVGNSIVSTLLHCGKSKDGLNTRKDLEHLGIRKDLHPSIKGKRTYLPAAPWSLSKSEKKVFCKRLFYFKGPDGYCSNISRGVSLEDCKVSRLKSHDYHVLMQQLLPVAIRGLLPKGPRLAILRMCAFFNRLCQRVIDVEQISVMEAEIVETLCMFERFFPPSFFDIMVHLTVHLGREARLCGPVHFRWMYPFERYMKVLKEYVRNTARPEGCIAESYLAEECMRFCSEFLKKTTSVEEKLDRNTDYESQSILEGRPISAATSVNLSETEKRIAHLAVIQNTSVVDPYVE; the protein is encoded by the exons ATGCTGGAGAAAGCGTGGGTTAATTTGTCCAG ACTTGATCCTGCTTATGAAAAGGGTGCATGGGACTTTGTCAGAGCTGTTTCTGCCGTTAGAGGAGATAGTCAGTTGATCATTTGCCCTTGTAAAGACTGTCGCAACGTTGATCGTCATTCAGGCATTGATGTAGTTGATCATCTTGTGAGGCGTGGAATGGATGAGGATTACAAGCGGCGTAAGGACTGGTATCATCACGGAGAGTTGAGCTCAGTGGAGGCTGAAGTAGGGATGAAAGGAAATCAGTTAAACGAAGAGATTGTTGGGTTATACAGAGCTGCTGAGACTAAGTATGGTTGTTCTGATTTCTGCGAGATGGAAGAGGTAGAAGACAGGAAAGAAGATGAGTTCTTGGCAAAGATAGTAGACGCCGAAACACCATTATATCCAAACTATGCAAACCATAGCAAGCTCTCTGCCATCGTGTCATTGTTTAGATTGAAGACTCAGAATGGCTGGTCTGATAAGAGCTTCAATGATCTACTTGAGACATTGCCGAAGATGTTACCTGAGGAGAACGTGCTTCATTCATCAATGTACGATGTGAAGAAATTCTTGAAGACGTTCGGTATTGGTTATGAAAAAATTCATGCCTGTGGCAACGATTGCTGTCTCTTCAGAAGAAAGTTGAAGAAGCTTGATAATTGTCCCAAATGCAAGGCTTCAAGGTGGAAGATAAACAAGAAGACTGGTGAGGTGAAGAAAGGGGTCGCGCAGAAAGTATTAAGGTACTTTCCAATCATTCCGAGGCTGCAGAGGATGTTTAGGTCTGAGGAAATGGCGAAAAACTTAAGGTGGCATGCTAGTAACCGTAGCACCGATGGGAAACTCAGACACCCTGTAGATTCAGTGACATGGAAACAAATGGATGACAAATATCCTTTATTTGCTGCTGAGGAGAGGAATATTCGACTGGGATTATCTACTGATGGATTTAATCCTTTCAGCATGCAGAACAGTAAGTACAGTTGTTGGCCTGTGTTGTTA CCTGGTAACATCATTGATGTCTACTTAGAGCCTCTAATAGAGGATCTAAACAAGTTGTGGAGCTTAGGAGAGTCGACATATGATGTGGTGAGTAAATCTGTTTTTACTCTCAAGGCAATGCTTATGTGGACGATTAATGATTTCCCAGCCTATGGAAATCTAGCTGGTTGCAAAGTGAAGGGGAAAATGGGCTGCCCTGTATGCGGGAAGGACACAGATAGTATGTGGATGAAGTTCTGTAGGAAACATGTTTACATGTCCCATAGAAAAGGTCTTCCACCAACGCATAGGTATCGGATAAAGAAGACTTGGTTTGATGGAAAAGCTGAACATGGAAGAAAGTCTAGGATACTGTCGGGTCATGACATATCCAATAATCTGAAAAACTATGTCAACAATTTTGGGAATGGAAAAGAATATGGGATGAAGAGGAAAAGGACCGCCATTGTTGATGAAGAAAAAACTGTGGAAGACGTTTCCAGTGAATCAGAGGcagatgaagaagataaagttGATGTTGAGGAGTTATCTAGATGGAAGAAAAGATCAATATTTTTTGAACTGCCATATTGGGAG gACCTGCCCGTAAGGCATAACTTGGACGTTATGCATATAGAGCGAAATGTTGGAAATAGCATTGTCTCCACATTACTGCACTGCGGGAAATCAAAAGATGGACTCAATACTCGTAAAGATCTGGAACATCTTGGAATTAGGAAGGATCTTCACCCCAGCATCAAAGGAAAAAGAACGTACCTGCCAGCAGCACCTTGGTCGTTGTCAAAGTCTGAAAAGAAAGTCTTCTGTAAGCGTCTTTTTTATTTCAAAGGACCTGATGGATATTGCTCAAATATATCAAGGGGCGTTTCATTAGAAGATTGCAAGGTATCAAGACTCAAATCACACGACTATCATGTTCTGATGCAGCAATTACTCCCGGTTGCCATCAGAGGTTTATTGCCAAAAGGCCCTAGATTAGCAATACTACGCATGTGTGCATTCTTCAACCGCTTATGTCAGCGTGTAATTGATGTTGAGCAGATTTCAGTAATGGAAGCTGAAATTGTAGAAACTCTCTGCATGTTTGAGAGATTCTTTCCTCCAAGTTTCTTTGACATAATGGTTCATCTGACAGTTCATCTAGGAAGGGAAGCAAGACTTTGTGGTCCAGTCCACTTCCGGTGGATGTATCCATTCGAGAG GTACATGAAAGTACTGAAAGAATATGTTAGAAATACCGCGAGGCCAGAAGGATGTATTGCTGAGTCATACCTAGCAGAAGAGTGCATGCGGTTTTGTAGTGAGTTTCTTAAGAAGACAACAAGTGTAGAGGAAAAACTAGATAGGAATACTGATTATGAGAGCCAGTCAATCCTAGAGGGACGACCAATATCGGCAGCCACTTCAGTTAATCTGTCTGAAACAGAGAAGAGAATTGCCCACCTCGCTGTCATTCAGAATACGTCTGTGGTTGACCCCTATGTTGAGTAA
- the LOC108851456 gene encoding uncharacterized protein LOC108851456, which translates to MTREEIKSRGEDEKMMDAPQINNNPKPEESFNVNYLRIYYGNLFPYTDLHKWLSYGHDGKHPGCDEYYFGRREFSFTLENDVYLRYKSFKTASSMEDAIKSSFPYKIDIGAVYSVDPDKRHAYSQTGTNVFTPVERELVFDIDITDYDDVRYCCSGADVCSKCWPLMTVAIKVIHTSLTEDFGFKHILWVFSGRRGVHCWVCDPKARRMTNEQRSAVAEYFRVYKGNENNARKVVLMGYSLHPFLARSYVDYLKGFFEGELQATQSIFSSKDKYEKILEMISDEDIQSELREKWENSAARSSLSEEAISLVRWEQLKNTLQSKKHKAPTLRMCVEEIVFTFTYPRIDLEVSKQMNHLLKAPFCVHPKTGRVCVPIDPNNCDEFDPLAVPTLPQLIEEINSGGSRMDVDDDEEDSDRSLLGKSIKFFRSSFLEPLLKSCKEEIETSYKTKIGKSKDSFSW; encoded by the exons ATGACGAGAGAGGAGATAAAAAGcagaggagaagatgaaaagatGATGGATGCACCACAAATCAACAACAACCCCAAACCAGAAGAATCCTTCAACGTTAATTACCTCCGAATTTACTACG GAAATCTGTTTCCTTACACTGATCTTCACAAATGGCTTTCTTACGGACACG atggGAAACATCCTGGGTGCGATGAGTACTACTTTGGTCGAAGAGAGTTCTCTTTTACACTTGAGAACGATGTTTATCTTCGCTACAAGTCCTTCAAGACTGCTTCATCCATGGAAGACGCCATCAAATCCTCTTTTCCTTACAAGATTGATATTGGCGCCGTCTACAGCGTTGAT CCTGATAAGAGGCACGCCTATTCGCAAACTGGTACCAATGTGTTTACTCCTGTGGAGAGGGAGTTGGTCTTTGATATT GATATAACAGATTATGACGACGTAAGATACTGTTGCTCTGGAGCTGATGTTTGCTCCAAATGTTGGCCTTTGATGACTGTTGCTATCAAAGTCATTCATACTTCCCTCACTG AGGATTTCGGTTTCAAACACATTCTCTGGGTGTTCAGTGGACGTCGTGGAGTTCACTGTTGGGTTTGTGATCCTAAAGCTCGCAG GATGACTAATGAACAAAGGTCAGCAGTTGCTGAATACTTCCGTGTTTATAAG GGAAATGAGAACAATGCAAGAAAAGTCGTTCTTATGGGTTATTCTCTTCATCCCTTCCTTGC GAGATCGTATGTGGATTATCTCAAGGGTTTCTTTGAGGGTGAGTTACAAGCAACTCAAAGCATTTTCTCTAGCAAAGACAAGTATGAGAAAATACTTGAGATGATTTCAGATGAAG ATATTCAATCAGAGCTGAGAGAAAAGTGGGAGAATTCTGCTGCTAGATCATCTTTATCAGAAGAAGCCATCAGCCTTGTTAGGTGGGAGCAGCTTAAAAACACCCTCCAATCCAAGAAACACAAG GCTCCAACACTGCGTATGTGCGTTGAAGAAATCGTCTTCACCTTTACCTATCCTCGAATTGATCTGgag GTCTCAAAACAAATGAACCATTTGCTTAAGGCACCTTTCTGCGTCCATCCAAAAACAG GTCGTGTATGTGTTCCTATCGACCCAAATAACTGCGATGAGTTTGATCCATTAGCAGTTCCAACACTTCCACAG CTAATAGAAGAAATCAACTCAGGAGGCTCAAGAATGGAtgtggatgatgatgaagaag ATTCAGATAGAAGTTTACTTGGGAAATCAATCAAGTTCTTCAGATCATCCTTCCTAGAACCTCTACTTAAATCATGCAAG GAAGAAATAGAGACTTCATACAAAACCAAAATTGGCAAGTCTAAAGATTCATTCAGCTGGTAA
- the LOC108849275 gene encoding probable lysophospholipase BODYGUARD 2 yields MAIARWLNQTVGFFVFFFLDILDFFLCFTYKMLDFFFESEWKPCYCSSPPEAQAKTRKIIVSERGEYSKVVSMTRTKIHFDEISDTLYSRGPSLLVRLSKLVSSVKCFSYKGLIMRGSVVESCAHNYESKKKISSGNKKRLMTLNSTVVEKSTTTPRWSDCHCSFCTSWLSPSNKDSLFVKVQQPKDNKKARDNVVFIHGFLSSSSFWTETLFPNFSDSTKSNYRLIAVDLLGYGRSPKPNDSLYTLREHLEMIEKSVISQYKLKKFHIVAHSLGCVLALALAVKHPGAIKSLTLLAPPYYNVPKGVHPAQYVMRKVAPKNVWPPMQFGASLISWYEHLGRTVCLVLCKGHRLVDSLTRLFTFNRMRTYLIEGFLCHTHNGSWHTLHNIIFGSGGKVESYLDHVRDHMDCDVTIFHGGKDEVIPVECSYSVKTKVPRSTVNVIPDKDHITIVVGRQKDFARELELIWQRSTTTTQK; encoded by the exons ATGGCCATTGCACGGTGGCTCAACCAAACCGTAggcttcttcgtcttctttttCCTCGACATTTTagatttctttctttgttttactTACAAGATGTTAGATTTCTTCTTCGAATCCGAATGGAAACCCTGTTACTGCTCTTCTCCGCCCGAGGCACAAGCCAAGACCAGGAAGATCATAGTTTCCGAACGAGGAGAGTACTCAAAAGTTGTGTCTATGACAAGAACTAAGATCCATTTCGACGAGATCTCAGACACACTTTACTCACGTGGTCCTTCGCTTCTCGTGAGGCTCTCTAAGCTCGTGAGTTCCGTGAAATGCTTCAGTTACAAAGGCTTGATCATGAGAGGCAGTGTGGTGGAATCTTGTGCTCATAATTATGAGTCTAAGAAGAAGATTTCTAGTGGTAACAAAAAGAGATTAATGACTTTGAATTCTACGGTGGTTGAGAAATCTACGACAACTCCAAGATGGTCTGACTGTCATTGCAGCTTTTGCACTTCTTGGCTTTCTCCTTCCAACAAAGATTCTCTATTCGTCAAAGTTCAACAACCTAAAG ATAATAAGAAGGCAAGAGACAACGTTGTATTCATACATGGTttcttatcatcatcatccttttGGACAGAGACTCTCTTCCCAAACTTTTCTGATTCAACTAAATCTAATTATAGGCTCATCGCAGTCGATCTTTTGGGTTATGGAAGAAGTCCAAAGCCAAACGACTCGTTGTATACATTAAGGGAACATTTAGAGATGATTGAAAAATCGGTGATCTCTCAGTATAAACTCAAAAAGTTTCACATAGTGGCTCACTCTTTAGGCTGTGTTTTGGCTCTTGCTCTCGCTGTTAAACACCCTGGAGCTATCAAGTCCCTCACTCTCTTGGCTCCT CCATATTACAATGTGCCAAAGGGAGTACATCCGGCGCAATACGTGATGAGGAAAGTGGCTCCTAAGAACGTTTGGCCACCGATGCAGTTTGGTGCATCGCTGATTAGCTGGTACGAGCACCTTGGCCGCACCGTTTGCCTTGTACTCTGCAAAGGCCATCGCTTGGTCGATTCTCTCACTCGCCTCTTCACCTTTAACAG GATGCGAACGTATTTGATAGAAGGATTTTTATGTCACACACACAACGGGTCGTGGCACACATTACACAACATCATCTTCGGATCAGGAGGCAAGGTCGAGTCGTATCTTGACCATGTCCGTGATCACATGGACTGTGATGTCACCATCTTTCACGGTGGCAAGGATGAGGTAATTCCTGTGGAGTGTAGCTACAGCGTCAAGACCAAAGTGCCACGTTCTACCGTAAACGTCATTCCCGACAAAGACCACATCACCATTGTCGTCGGCCGACAAAAGGACTTTGCTCGAGAGCTTGAGCTCATTTGGCAAAGATCTACTACTACTACTCAGAAGTGA